In one Kluyveromyces marxianus DMKU3-1042 DNA, complete genome, chromosome 4 genomic region, the following are encoded:
- the JHD1 gene encoding [Histone H3]-lysine-36 demethylase produces MTSDGDDTSAKCQYCGKDDSEDKGKVIWVGCEYCDSWVHLLCLPINCMIPKPDNKEELMDIKENQINSFRCLLHSDDKRPELKLVRISTAKQSRLRKKRAIDYVALNEGNDKRLKHEHPHIKAFLACFERWKGLKTITSKQLESDFQSIKEPLRVIDPENSGMYVSTANELGLVDDKNNTKLNVDFLTQILGDDYPIDVMDVQTQMNERWTLAQWNDYYTNTSVQKRDRIKNVISLEVSHVEQFKNGIRRPKAVDNNDLVDLVWNFGGENDDIERPKVTKYILMSVQNAYTDFHLDFAGTSVYYNVISGAKKFILFPPTEFNLKQYKKWCDDDNQNLVFLGDLLKEGIAMDLTEGNLFMIPCGYIHAVFTPRDSFIVGGNFLTLRDITTQLGVVAIERATKVPKKFTFPQFDIVMGKTCEWLLESNNIEKVKPADVVSLIAYLKSSKTKYRPLKHETKKALILALSNKLDNTSADAL; encoded by the coding sequence ATGACTAGTGATGGGGATGATACTTCTGCAAAATGCCAATACTGTGGAAAAGACGATTCAGAAGATAAAGGTAAAGTAATCTGGGTTGGATGTGAATACTGTGATTCATGGGTCCATTTACTATGCTTACCGATTAATTGTATGATTCCAAAACCCGATAATAAGGAGGAACTAATGGATATAAAAGAGAATCAGATAAACTCTTTCAGATGCTTATTACATAGCGATGATAAGCGACCAGAGTTGAAGTTGGTACGCATAAGTACCGCTAAACAAAGTAGGTTGAGAAAGAAGCGCGCTATTGATTATGTAGCACTTAATGAGGGAAATGACAAACGTTTGAAACATGAACATCCACACATAAAGGCTTTTCTTGCTTGTTTTGAAAGATGGAAGGGTCTTAAGACTATAACATCAAAGCAGTTAGAATCTGATTTCCAAAGTATTAAAGAACCTTTGAGAGTAATTGATCCAGAAAACAGCGGTATGTACGTTTCCACTGCAAATGAGCTTGGTCTAGTAGATGATAAGAATAATACTAAGTTAAATGTTGATTTTTTGACTCAAATTTTAGGTGATGATTACCCAATAGACGTTATGGATGTACAAACTCAGATGAATGAAAGATGGACATTAGCTCAATGGAATGATTATTATACGAATACAAGTGTTCAGAAAAGAGACCGGATTAAAAACGTAATTTCGTTGGAAGTTAGTCATGTTGAACAATTTAAGAATGGGATTAGACGACCAAAAGCGGTAGACAACAATGATTTGGTTGACCTAGTTTGGAATTTCGGTGGTGAAAACGACGACATCGAACGTCCCAAAGTAACAAAGTATATTCTTATGTCAGTTCAAAATGCATACACAGATTTTCATCTTGATTTCGCTGGAACCAGCGTGTATTATAATGTCATTTCTGGTGCCAAGAAGTTCATCCTATTTCCACCTACAGAGTTTAATTTGAAACAATATAAAAAATGGTGTGATGATGACAACCAAAACCTTGTTTTCTTAGGTGATCTATTAAAGGAGGGTATTGCTATGGACCTTACAGAGGGGAACCTATTTATGATTCCATGTGGTTATATCCATGCAGTATTTACGCCACGTGATTCTTTTATTGTCGGCGGTAATTTCTTGACTTTAAGAGATATTACCACACAATTGGGTGTGGTAGCCATTGAAAGAGCCACTAAAGTGCCAAAAAAATTTACATTTCCTCAATTTGACATTGTAATGGGAAAGACATGTGAATGGCTACTGGAATCTAATAATATTGAGAAGGTGAAACCAGCGGATGTTGTAAGCCTCATTGCTTATCTTAAATCGTCCAAAACCAAGTACAGACCATTAAAACATGAGACAAAAAAAGCTCTCATTCTAGCACTCTCTAATAAGCTCGATAATACATCAGCCGATGCGTTG